Proteins found in one Oncorhynchus mykiss isolate Arlee chromosome 17, USDA_OmykA_1.1, whole genome shotgun sequence genomic segment:
- the LOC110494635 gene encoding epithelial membrane protein 3: MVFLLMSVTVLHLFTLAMLFIATMEKFWWIWSDAEITDLWSNCIHDNATGNWLCAASNENDWLQAVQSLTVLSVIFSSISFLVFLGQLFTMSKGGLFYFTGLCQVFAGFTSFAACLIFTFHRKKILDDTRDLSIGHFGYCFILAWSCVPLLLFSGVLYVHLRKRQ; encoded by the exons ATGGTTTTTCTGCTCATGTCTGTGACTGTGCTTCATCTTTTCACTCTGGCCATGCTGTTCATCGCCACCATGGAGAAG ttctgGTGGATTTGGTCCGATGCTGAAATCACAGACCTCTGGTCTAACTGCATTCACGACAACGCAACGGGAAACTGGCTGTGTGCTGCCTCTAACGAAAATG ACTGGCTGCAGGCAGTCCAGTCCCTGACTGTCCTCTCAGTGATCTTTTCCTCTATCTCCTTCCTGGTCTTCCTGGGTCAGCTCTTCACCATGTCTAAAGGAGGGCTCTTCTATTTCACAGGCCTCTGTCAGGTTTTTGCAG GTTTCACATCATTTGCCGCCTGTCTGATCTTCACATTCCACCGTAAGAAGATCCTGGACGACACCAGAGACCTGAGCATTGGCCACTTTGGCTACTGTTTCATTCTGGCCTGGTCCTGTGTACCGCTCTTGCTCTTCAGTGGAGTCCTGTATGTTCACCTGCGCAAGAGGCAGTGA